Proteins encoded within one genomic window of Ursus arctos isolate Adak ecotype North America unplaced genomic scaffold, UrsArc2.0 scaffold_7, whole genome shotgun sequence:
- the ZNF503 gene encoding zinc finger protein 503, with product MSTAPSLSALRSSKHSGGGGGSSADPAWTSALSGNSSVPGQGSSPAGSTKPFVHAVPPSDPLRQANRLPIKVLKMLTARTGHILHPEYLQPLPSTPVSPIELDAKKSPLALLAQTCSQIGKPDPSPSSKLSSVASNGGGAGGAGSGTGGDKDAKSGPLKLSDIGVEDKSSFKPYSKPGSDKKEPGGGGGGGGGGGGGGGGVSAEKSGFRVPSATCQPFTPRTGSPSSSASACSPGGMLPSAGGGPEGKDDKKDPDVGGGGGNSKGSGGTSAEGGPAGLAHGRISCGGGINVDVNQHPDGGPGGKALGSDCGGSSGSSSGSGPSAPTSSSVLGSGLVAPVSPYKPGQTVFPLPPAGMTYPGSLAGAYAGYPPQFLPHGVALDPTKPGSLVGAQLAAAAAGSLGCSKPAGSSPLAGASPPSVMTASLCRDPYCLSYHCASHLAGAAAASASCAHDPAAAAAALKSGYPLVYPTHPLHGVHSSLTAAAAAGATPPSLAGHPLYPYGFMLPNDPLPHICNWVSANGPCDKRFATSEELLSHLRTHTAFPGTDKLLSGYPSSSSLASAAAAAMACHMHIPTSGAPGSPGTLALRSPHHALGLSSRYHPYSKSPLPTPGAPVPVPAATGPYYSPYALYGQRLTTASALGYQ from the exons ATGAGCACAGCGCCCTCGCTTTCTGCCCTAAGAAGCAGTAAgcacagcggcggcggcggcggcagcagtgCGGACCCTGCCTGGACCAGCGCTCTCTCTGGAAATAGCTCCGTCCCCGGCCAAGGCTCGTCCCCGGCCGGCAGCACCAAGCCTTTTGTGCACGCTGTGCCCCCCTCTGATCCTCTCCGCCAGGCAAACCGCCTGCCCATCAAGGTGCTGAAGATGCTGACGGCACGGACTGGCCACATTTTGCACCCCGAGTACCTGCAGCCCCTGCCTTCCACTCCCGTCAGCCCCATCGAG CTTGATGCCAAGAAGAGCCCGCTGGCGCTGTTGGCGCAAACATGCTCACAGATCGGGAAGCCCGACCCCTCGCCCTCTTCCAAACTCTCTTCTGTCGCCTCCAATGGGGGCGGTGCGGGCGGTGCCGGGAGCGGCACCGGGGGCGACAAGGACGCAAAGTCGGGCCCCCTCAAGCTGAGCGACATCGGCGTGGAGGACAAGTCGAGTTTCAAGCCGTACTCCAAACCCGGCTCGGATAAGAAGGAgccgggaggcggcggcggcggaggcggtggtggcgggggcggcggcgggggggttTCAGCAGAGAAGTCCGGATTCCGGGTACCGAGCGCCACCTGCCAGCCATTCACGCCCAGGACAGGCAGCCCAAGCTCCAGCGCCTCGGCCTGCTCGCCAGGAGGCATGCTGCCTTCGGCCGGGGGCGGCCCAGAGGGCAAGGACGACAAGAAGGACCCCGACGTGGGCGGCGGCGGTGGCAACAGCAAGGGTTCCGGGGGTACCTCGGCCGAAGGGGGACCCGCGGGGTTGGCGCACGGCCGGATTAGCTGCGGCGGAGGGATTAATGTGGACGTAAACCAGCACCCAGATGGGGGCCCCGGGGGCAAGGCTCTAGGCTCAGACTGCGGCGGCTCATCGGGCTCCAGCTCCGGTTCAGGCCCCAGCGCGCCCACCTCCTCCTCAGTACTGGGCTCTGGGCTGGTGGCTCCGGTATCGCCCTACAAGCCGGGCCAGACAgtgttccctctgcctcccgcggGCATGACCTATccaggcagcctggctggggCCTACGCTGGCTACCCGCCTCAATTCCTGCCACACGGCGTGGCACTTGACCCCACCAAGCCGGGCAGCCTGGTGGGGGCGCAACTGGCGGCGGCCGCGGCCGGCTCTCTGGGCTGCAGTAAGCCGGCTGGTTCCAGCCCCTTGGCCGGGGCGTCGCCGCCATCCGTGATGACAGCCAGTTTGTGCCGGGACCCGTACTGCCTCAGCTACCACTGCGCCAGCCACCTGGCAGGGGCAGCGGCAGCCAGCGCTTCCTGCGCTCACGATCCGGCCGCGGCGGCCGCGGCGCTCAAGTCAGGATACCCGCTGGTGTACCCCACGCACCCGCTGCACGGCGTGCACTCATCGCTAACAGCTGCCGCCGCTGCCGGCGCCACACCGCCCTCCCTGGCCGGCCACCCCCTCTACCCCTACGGCTTCATGCTCCCTAACGACCCGCTCCCCCACATCTGCAACTGGGTGTCGGCCAACGGGCCCTGCGACAAGCGCTTCGCCACGTCCGAAGAGCTGCTGAGCCACTTGCGGACCCATACGGCCTTCCCCGGGACAGACAAACTGCTGTCGGGCTACCCTAGCTCATCGTCTCTGGCCAGCGCCGCAGCGGCCGCCATGGCTTGCCACATGCACATCCCCACGTCGGGCGCTCCGGGCAGTCCCGGGACGCTGGCGCTGCGCAGCCCCCACCACGCGCTGGGACTCAGCAGCCGCTACCACCCCTACTCCAAGAGCCCGCTCCCCACACCCGGCGCTCCTGTGCCCGTGCCCGCCGCCACCGGACCCTACTACTCCCCCTACGCCCTCTACGGACAGAGACTGACCACGGCCTCGGCACTGGGGTATCAGTGA